A region of the Candidatus Kryptonium sp. genome:
ATCAGTAGAGGGATTGCACAAAATTATTCTTAATCTGGTTAATAATTTCACCTCGTTTGCTCCACTTGGGACTGTCTTAGTGGCTTTGTTGGGTATTTCAATTGCTGAACATAGTGGTTTAATAGGGACTTTGCTTCGTCTTGTAGTTGTTAAATCACCGAAAAAGCTTCTAACGCCTGTTATCGTTTTCCTCGGCGTTCTGTCAAACGCAGCTAGCGAAATAGGTTATGTTCTTTTAGTTCCATTGGCTGGCACTATTTTTCTTGCAGCGGGAAGACATCCAATTGCTGGTCTTGCAGCTGCATTTGCTGGTGTCTCGGGAGGTTATAGTGCCAATATCTTTCTTGGGACTATTGATCCTTTGCTTGCTGGCTTAACACAAGAAGCGGCGCGCATAATTGATAAAACATATGAGGTTAATCCAACAGCAAATTATTACTTTATGGCTGTTTCAACTTTTTTCATCACTATCGCAGGAACGATAGTGACAGAAAAAATAATTGTTCCAAGGTTGGGAGATTATGAAAATAGTTCTGAAGTAGAAGAAATTAAGCCACTTACAAAGGATGAAAAAAGAGGTTTAATTTATGCAACAATTTCTGTTATTATACTTATTGCGATTATCTTGATAGGTCTACTGCCTGAAAATGGATTTCTTCGTGATCAACAATCTGGTGAGTTTCTAAGATCTCCATTTTTAAGGGGAATAGTTTCTTTTATTTTCCTAGCTGGTTTAGTTACGGGCATTGCGTATGGCATCGGAGCAAAAACGATAAGGTCGGATTCAGATGTTATCAAAGGAATGAGCAAAGCAATGGAAACATTAAGTTCATACATAGTTCTTGTATTCTTTGCTTCACAATTTGTTGCTTTCTTCAACTGGACAAATTTGGGTTTAATAATCGCAGTGGAAGGGGCTAACTTTCTAAAGGCGTCGGGTCTTGGTTCAATACCTTTATTTATTTCCTTTATTGCAGTTTCTGCATTTATAAATCTTTTCATGGGGAGTGCTTCAGCAAAATGGGCAATTATGGCTCCGGTTTTCGTCCCGATGTTTATGCTACTTGGTTATACTCCAGAAATAGTTCAAGCAGCTTACAGGGTAGGGGATAGCGTGACAAATATAATTTCACCAATGATGTCTTATTTCGCTTTGATAATTGCCTTTATGAATAAATATGACAAAAAAGCTGGCATAGGGACGCTAATAGCAACTATGCTTCCTTATACAATTGTGTTCTTCATCGTTTGGACTTCACTTTTTGTAGTATGGTTTTTGCTTGAAATACCAGTTGGACCAGGAGCAAGAATTTATTTGAGCGAGTGATTTATTCAAATACAGATTTTTGTTTGCTTATTTTCGTCGTAGAACTGTTTAAATGTGAAAATTTCATTTGCCATGATTAAATAGTGAAAACATTTCAAACTATAACAATGCGACAATTTTAAATTTCTGAAAAAGTAAATCCACAATTTTACTAAAATTGTCTCGCTGTATGTTCTTTGTGATGTCCTTCAACGAAATGTATAACCAATGGAGATTCCACCCCAGATTAATCTTTCAAGAATATCATCCTTTTCTTCTTCGTGAATTAGAAAAGATAGGAGAGGTGTCCAAGCAATGCGGAAAAAGAGTCCACCTTTTTTAGGTTGAAATCTATAACCTATGTTTGCGGTTGGCAAAATAATGGATTCATCGTTATCAAAACCTCCACGAGCGATGATAAATCCTCCACCGATTTCTAAATGATGCGAAGATTCAGGAAATGTTAAGTAATTTATCGTTGCTGGAAATGAAAACGCTAAAAGCGCAGTTCCAATTCCTATCCTTGCAGTTAAATTTGGTTTAAATCTGTAATCGTAATTAGCTGATAAATATAAACCCTGACCAAGTATTTCAAGATAAACGGACGATTTGGCGTGTTCATCTTCCTCGGAGGTTTTTTCCGATTTATGAGGCAATATGTCTGTATAATCTTGCGAAAAAGCGCCATTAGGGAAAATAGATACGACGATAAGCAAAAATAGGAAGATAGCATAATAAATGTTTTTGCGCATGGCTTTATCCCCTTTTGTTTCATGGTTTCATTTAACACGCCTTGTGTAGCCGATGGAGATCCCACCTAATAATACAACTGGTGATTTTTTACCTGGACCGAAAAGATATTGATTTAATCCGTTATCCCCTTTTGAATAAACATCATAAATTGGTGTAAAGTTAATTCTGAAAAAAATTCCACCTTCTTTTCGTTGAAATCTATATCCTATGTTTGCAGTTGGTAGAGGATAGATAAAGAAAAAGGTAACTCCAGCACCAAATTCAAAATGATGTGAACCTTCAGGTCCGGTTAGGAAATTAATTGTAGCTGGAATTGAGGGAAGAATAAAAAATGGAGCTGGTAACAGACCAACACCGATTCTATAGCTTAAATTTTGACGAAATCTGTAATCGTAATTGGCAGAAATCGTAAGACCTTGACCTAATATCTCAATGAAATAGCTACGCTTTGCGTATTTTTCTTGGTTCGCAAATTTAGTCGTCTCTTCTTTGTCATCGCGGGTGTAAATTGATAAATAATTTATACTATTAGCATCATTTTTTTCGGGATATTCCAGCAGTTTTTTTAAGATCGTTTCAATTTTGTCAAGTTTATCTGGCGTGTCGTAGCGTGAGATGTAATTTTGATCTTTATTTTTAAATTTGAATTTAAAGTGAATTTCGTCTTTCCTTCTTTCAACCTTTGGATTTTGAATTTCGGCATATGAGTAAGTTTCTTTTAGCTGGCTTTTTAAACCGACTTGATTTAGAGCGTTGATTAAATTTTCAACGGTCGGTTTTTCAGAAGCTAAATTAATTGCTTTTTTAACTTCTTCGCTCATTTTTTCCTCAGGTGATCCCAAAACTCCTTTTAAAATTTCAACAAGGGTCATTTCTATTATTCCAAAAAATATGGCTTCATTTAAATTTTTATCATCTTCAATTTTAAACCCAGAAGCGCTGACCGAATATCCAGGTTGATTTGAAATTTGGTTTGTTTCTAAATTAACAATGTGTGTATCTGTAAAAAGAAGAATATGTCTTATATAACCTCCGCCAAGCGTTTTCCAGCCGAAGTGATATTTCCAGCAGTCAAGGAGAAATTTGACATTTTCTTTCATAACATTTTGAGAGAAACTTTGGCTATAGAAAATAAGCGAAAAGACAAGCAAAGTTAAAATTATCCCTTTCATTGTCTTGATCCTGTGCATTTTTTTGACTCATTTTTTAATCTTTCAACAATATATAAACTGCGATTGCAGTGGTCAGTTCAAAAATTATGAGTGTAAGTCCAGCGATTTTATCGTAAGTTCTTACAGCGTTTAACTTACTAATATCGCCGGTTTTTAAATACTCATCATATAGTTTATCAGCTTTTGATTTAAAATATACCGAAATAACTCCACTTGCTACGCTTGCTCCAGCTATTGGAATTACGGTTTTCAATTTATCCTTTGGCTCGGTTCTAAGTTCGGTTTCTATTCCATTTTGTGGCGTGAGATTAACCTCAATTTTTTGTGTTTTACCATCTACAAAAACTTCGGCATCTTTATAACCTTTCTTTGTAATTTTTAAAGTTTTGCCGAGTAGATTTTTAAGTTTTAAAATTGCTGGCGTCGTTCCAATGACTGAATCTCCAAGGAAAATGTCCGCTGAAAAGGGATTTGAGCTGATCTTGATGAATTTTTCAAATGTCAATGAAAGATTTAAAGTATCGTTTTCTTTGATTTCAATTTTTTGAGTTATATCCTGCTCAAGCCAATCGGATAATTCCGGATTCTTAATTTTAAGTGTATATGTGCCAACTTTGATTTTTAAATTCACAATTGGGGTTCGTCCAACGAGTTCAGAGTCAATATAAACAAAAGCCCCGTTTGGTTCAGTATTTATATTTACAAAGCCATACTTCTCTTGTGATAAAACGAGTTGAATTGTGAAGAAAAGAAAGATTAAAATTTTCATTCTTGATTCATTTGTTTTGTTTTAAAGGCATAGATGAACCTGTCCTCGGAGACAACGAATAAGTAATTTTTCCAGACGACGGGCGTTGATTTTATCCTCCCGCCTGTTTCATAATTCCAGAGCAGTTTTCCATTTTTAATGTCAACTGCGTAGATATTTTTATCAAGTGAACCGAAGAAAACGACATCGTCTGAAACGAGCGGTGATGAATTTATCACACTTTTTGCTTTGAAGTTCCAGAGCATATTTCCAGTTTTCTTGTTCAATGCGTAAAGTTTTCCTGAAGCTGTCCCGAAAAATATCATTGAGTCCTTGATCGCAGAGCCACTGTAAATTTTTGAATTAGTTTGAAATTTCCATTCAACATCGCCTTTTTTTGAATTCAAAGCGTAAAATGAACCGTTCAATGTTCCAAAAAAGATTTTTCCTTCTGAGACAGAAATAGGTGCGAATACGGAAGATTTAGAATCAAATTTCCAAAGCAATTTTCCAGTTTCAAGATCAAGGCAATAAACATTTCCATCATCGCAAGCAAAGAATACATTTTTTCCATCTGAAGCAGGAGTTGAACGGATCGGTTTTTGAACTTTATATTCCCACAATTTTTCAAGTATGTCATGCTTTATTCGGTAGTTTATCACGGAACCATCAATTGTAGCAATGATTATGTTGTCATTAACAAGCAGAGGGGATGATTCAATACCGCCAATTTTTTCACGCCATATAGTTTTGCCGAGATTTATGTCAATTAATTCAAGCGTATTTTTTCCATGTGCACTTGGAAGTATTAATCTATTTTTATAAATCACTGGTGTTGCCGATATTGAAGATTCGGATTCAATGGAGCCGATTTTTTTGCCGGTTTCAATATCAATTACCTGAACTTCTCCAGCAAGCGTTGCGACGAATAAAATTCCATCAGCAATCACAATGGGGCTATATGAAAATCCAGCGCCTGCGTTATATTTCCAAGCAAGTTGGAACGGAGGTGCAATGTTAAAGTAAGAAACATTCAAATTCTGCGGTGAATTGCCATACTGAATCCAATCAAATTCCCTCGTCACTATACTTTTCTCAAGTTTAAAAGATGCACACGAAGCAAAGATTAATAGTAGAAAAGAGATTTTTCTCATGCCATGGTGTTGATTTTTTTAAAAGTCCCATCCGAAGAAGAACTGGTGGAAAAATGATTTTTGAATTCTTGAAAGATTATTTTCAATTCTTTTCCCGACATCATATCTTAACACGAGAACTCCACCGATGTTAAATCTTATCCCAAATCCAAAGCTTCCGAGTGTTTCTGTATATTTGTTATCCCAAGCGTTTCCAGTGTCAAAGAATAAAGCGCCTCGTATTGAGCCGATGAAAATTCCACCAAACGGAAACTTTATATCAAATTTATCAATGAATGGAAATCTTAACTCTTGGCTTACAAGCCAAAGTTTTTTACCTCTTATTGACCATCTTTCGTAACCTCTTAAGTCCCAGCTTCCTCCCATGAACCATCTTCTTGCTTCTTTGCCTTCGTTATAAAAAAGTGTCAATCTAACAGCGTATGCAGATCGCGTTGATAATCTGAAATAATGTCTGTAGTCAAAGATTAAAGTATAATAGTTAACATTTGAAAATTGGATATCTGTCGTGTAGGCGAGCGTGATGTTAAATCTTTTCCCGTCAATTGGACCTGTTGAAGACCAGAGCGAATTATCAAAAACATAAGAAAGCGAGTTTGAGAGAAGCATTGCTTTCCTTTCACCGAATCCAAAAATTATCGCTTTATCCGAACGGTTTAGCATAATACTTGCTTCAATTCTTCTGAAGACGGAAATCGGATAGCTAAGCGCAAAGTATCCGCCATACGCTTTCTCGTAATAAAAGAGATCTGGATCTGTAAGATCGTACCTTCTTCCAGCGAAGTGAAAGATTCCATAAGCAAAATTGGTTCTCTTGCTGAGGGAAACTCGTGATATCGCTATGTTAAAACTTTTCAAAATCTCATCTCTCGTTTGGGCGGTGTTGTAGACAAGAAAGTAATATCTCTCGTTTCCCAAAAGATCACTTATGGCAATTGCAGCACCTCCGACGGTTCCAAATATCGGATCAGTTGATATTTGGCTTTGGGCTATGTCAAGATCATATTTACCGCGATATGTGGCTACATTTACTTTTTGAATCCCGTGAATTCGTGGCGTGTCCCAGTGGGTTTTGTCAATTTCATTGAGATCTATTTTCAAGGTTAAACTCGGTTTTTCAATTTTTTCTTTGACATAGTCAATCATTCTTATTTGAAATTTCAAATTTTCAAGAGCGACAAAAATTATTCTTCCATCATCTGTCCAAACCGGATCAAATGCAGAAGTGGTCAGGTTTGTAATTTGCTTTATTTCAAGTGATTCATATCCATCGGATATTAAGGAGCCATCAGCTTCAGCTACAAATTTTTTCTGTGATAGATCAATTATCCAAATGTTTTGGGTTCCATCAATATCTGCAACGAACGCGAGGAATTTACCATCTGGAGACCAAGAGGGCGAGGCACAGGAGAAATTGCCATAGACGAGATATTCAATTTTATCATTTTTAACATCATATGTAAAGATGTTATATTTTCCGTCAATCCCGAAGTTTGTTCTATCCGAGATGAAAGCAATTTTATCCCCGTTTGGCGCCCATGCGACTTCGCGGTCATCATAAAAATCGTTTGTTAATTTCTTTAAATCTTTCGTTTGGATGTTGAAGATGTAGATATCGCTGTATCCAGATTTATCAATTGCCGTCAGAGCCAGATTGTTTCCATCGGGTGAAAAAGAAAGTGAGGTTATCATCACGAGGGAATTAAATTGGAATGTATTGACAATTTTTCCGTCCTTTAGATCATAGATATGTATTGCGTCGTGGTCGCCTGCTTTTGTTATAAAAGCAAGTTTATCTTTTTTGATGTCAATTTTGGTTCTAAAAAGATGAAAAGCTTCAAGATTATCTGAGCGTTCTCCTTCTATGACTACTTTGGGTTTGGCGTTTGCTTTGAGTTCAACTTTATAAATGTTCGTATATCCTGTTATATTTCCAACAAAGAAAATTTCTTTTTTATCGCCGTCTTTGTGAAAAACTGGTTTCATGTTAAATCCTTCAACTATGATCGGTTTAGATACGGCACTTGGTGGGTCATTGTATTTAAGCAATGGGTAATACTTTTTCTTCAGGTGATATAGCCATTCCTCATCAAATTGTTTGTAGTTTTTTCCGATCGTTA
Encoded here:
- a CDS encoding AbgT family transporter, translated to MKSKGLFERFLRFIEKVGNKLPHPATLFAIFSLFVILISYLASVLNLSVIHPGTGKEIKPVNLLSVEGLHKIILNLVNNFTSFAPLGTVLVALLGISIAEHSGLIGTLLRLVVVKSPKKLLTPVIVFLGVLSNAASEIGYVLLVPLAGTIFLAAGRHPIAGLAAAFAGVSGGYSANIFLGTIDPLLAGLTQEAARIIDKTYEVNPTANYYFMAVSTFFITIAGTIVTEKIIVPRLGDYENSSEVEEIKPLTKDEKRGLIYATISVIILIAIILIGLLPENGFLRDQQSGEFLRSPFLRGIVSFIFLAGLVTGIAYGIGAKTIRSDSDVIKGMSKAMETLSSYIVLVFFASQFVAFFNWTNLGLIIAVEGANFLKASGLGSIPLFISFIAVSAFINLFMGSASAKWAIMAPVFVPMFMLLGYTPEIVQAAYRVGDSVTNIISPMMSYFALIIAFMNKYDKKAGIGTLIATMLPYTIVFFIVWTSLFVVWFLLEIPVGPGARIYLSE
- a CDS encoding PQQ-binding-like beta-propeller repeat protein, with translation MRKISFLLLIFASCASFKLEKSIVTREFDWIQYGNSPQNLNVSYFNIAPPFQLAWKYNAGAGFSYSPIVIADGILFVATLAGEVQVIDIETGKKIGSIESESSISATPVIYKNRLILPSAHGKNTLELIDINLGKTIWREKIGGIESSPLLVNDNIIIATIDGSVINYRIKHDILEKLWEYKVQKPIRSTPASDGKNVFFACDDGNVYCLDLETGKLLWKFDSKSSVFAPISVSEGKIFFGTLNGSFYALNSKKGDVEWKFQTNSKIYSGSAIKDSMIFFGTASGKLYALNKKTGNMLWNFKAKSVINSSPLVSDDVVFFGSLDKNIYAVDIKNGKLLWNYETGGRIKSTPVVWKNYLFVVSEDRFIYAFKTKQMNQE
- a CDS encoding BamA/TamA family outer membrane protein, with the translated sequence MKKTINLILISLFLYSSCLAQWYYFGRNKVQYTEFQWDVLKTEHFDIYYHPEMKDLAERGAYFAEEAYAELQEKFNINILNKIPLVFYSSHLYFQQTNTTPGLIPEGVGGFFEFIKGRVVIPFDGSIYQFKHVIKHELVHVFTLHKIQRVLKDRRQPSDRMPPLWFTEGLAEFWSTKWDNQAEMLLRDAVLNDYIVPLSEMDRIYGTFLMYKEGQNILEYIAEKYGEEKILLLLENFWKASSFEKVFELTIGKNYKQFDEEWLYHLKKKYYPLLKYNDPPSAVSKPIIVEGFNMKPVFHKDGDKKEIFFVGNITGYTNIYKVELKANAKPKVVIEGERSDNLEAFHLFRTKIDIKKDKLAFITKAGDHDAIHIYDLKDGKIVNTFQFNSLVMITSLSFSPDGNNLALTAIDKSGYSDIYIFNIQTKDLKKLTNDFYDDREVAWAPNGDKIAFISDRTNFGIDGKYNIFTYDVKNDKIEYLVYGNFSCASPSWSPDGKFLAFVADIDGTQNIWIIDLSQKKFVAEADGSLISDGYESLEIKQITNLTTSAFDPVWTDDGRIIFVALENLKFQIRMIDYVKEKIEKPSLTLKIDLNEIDKTHWDTPRIHGIQKVNVATYRGKYDLDIAQSQISTDPIFGTVGGAAIAISDLLGNERYYFLVYNTAQTRDEILKSFNIAISRVSLSKRTNFAYGIFHFAGRRYDLTDPDLFYYEKAYGGYFALSYPISVFRRIEASIMLNRSDKAIIFGFGERKAMLLSNSLSYVFDNSLWSSTGPIDGKRFNITLAYTTDIQFSNVNYYTLIFDYRHYFRLSTRSAYAVRLTLFYNEGKEARRWFMGGSWDLRGYERWSIRGKKLWLVSQELRFPFIDKFDIKFPFGGIFIGSIRGALFFDTGNAWDNKYTETLGSFGFGIRFNIGGVLVLRYDVGKRIENNLSRIQKSFFHQFFFGWDF
- a CDS encoding PEGA domain-containing protein, which produces MKILIFLFFTIQLVLSQEKYGFVNINTEPNGAFVYIDSELVGRTPIVNLKIKVGTYTLKIKNPELSDWLEQDITQKIEIKENDTLNLSLTFEKFIKISSNPFSADIFLGDSVIGTTPAILKLKNLLGKTLKITKKGYKDAEVFVDGKTQKIEVNLTPQNGIETELRTEPKDKLKTVIPIAGASVASGVISVYFKSKADKLYDEYLKTGDISKLNAVRTYDKIAGLTLIIFELTTAIAVYILLKD